The Chiroxiphia lanceolata isolate bChiLan1 chromosome 4, bChiLan1.pri, whole genome shotgun sequence genome contains a region encoding:
- the SMIM20 gene encoding small integral membrane protein 20 produces MAGLSRTLGIFGAFAAVVGAAFYPIYFRPLLLPEEYKKEQSINRAGIVQEDIQPAGLKVWSDPFGRK; encoded by the exons ATGGCGGGGTTGTCCCGAACCCTCGGCATCTTCGGCGCCTTCGCCGCCGTGGTGGGAGCCGCCTTCTACCCCATTTACTTCCGGCCTCTGCTGCTGCCGGAGGAGTACA agaaagaaCAATCAATAAACCGAGCTGGTATTGTTCAAGAGGATATTCAGCCTGCAG GGTTAAAAGTGTGGTCTGATCCATTTGGAAGAAAGTAA